GTTCGCCGGCGCCGCCTATGCCAACGAGGTGGTGCGCCTGGGAAATCTCAAGTTCGCGCACTACGGCGCGGTCTCGTTCATGAAGGAGCACTGCAAGAAGTTCGGGCTCGACGTGCAGGAGACCGTCTTCCCCAAGGGCATCGACATCTTTCCGGCGATCGTCAAGGGTGAAGTGGACATCGCTGCCTCTGCCGCCGATGCCGCCATCGCCAACCGCGCCGGCGGCGGGCAGGTGTTCGTGGTCGCCGGTTTTGCCAAGGGCGGTGCACGCTTGGTCTCGCGGGCCGACGAGCCGCTGAAGAAGGTGGCCGATCTCAAAGGCAAGAAAGTGGGCGTTGCGCGCGGCGGCGCGCAGGAGCTCCTGCTGCTCGCGGAGCTTTCCAAGGCGGGCCTCACGTGGTCGGACAAGGAAGGCAAGGACGTCCAGATCGTCTACATGGCCTTCGCCGATCTCAACCAGGCGCTGCTGCAGAAGCAGATCGATGCGATGTGCCAGTCCGAGCCGCAATCGTCGCAGGCCATCAACAAGGGCTTCGGCGTGGAAATGCTGAAGCCTTACGACACCCCCCTGGGCGAGCCGGTGCGCGTGCTGGTGATGACTGAGAAGATGTATAAGGAGAAGCCCGCGGTAGCGAAGAAGGTCCTCGAATGCTTCGTCGACGCGACGAACCACTTCATCAAGCATCCCAAGTCTGCGGAAAAGTACGTCGTGGAGCAGATGTTCAAGGGGCAGATCACTGATCAGGACTTCCAGGACGCCATCGCGAATTCACCCTACACCTACGACGTCACTGCGGACCACATTCAGATCACGACCGACCTCATGGTGAAGTACGGCGTCGGCAAGATGTCCGAGCCGCCGAAGGCCACCGACTGGGTGAAGCTCGACTTGCTGCAACAGGCCAAAGCCAAACAGGGCATCAAGTAGTGACCATCGCGGGGCGCGTAGCCAGCCTGGCGAGGTTGGTGGCGGTCCCCGCTGTCATTCTCGCCGCGTGGGAAGCGGTGTCGCTGCTCGGCTGGGTGACGCCGCTCGTCCTGCCTTCGCCTTCGGCGGTGGCACTGCGCTGGTGGTCTTATCTGCGGCCGACCGCACCGTTCGACCCGGCCGCCGGAAGCTGGATCGCGTGGGCGATCTCCGGCGAACTGCCGCACGACGTGGTTGCCTCGCTCACGCGTATCGCGGTCGGCTTCGGCATCGGGGCGGG
This Betaproteobacteria bacterium DNA region includes the following protein-coding sequences:
- a CDS encoding ABC transporter substrate-binding protein, with translation MVHRLVLALPLVLTFALAFALFAGAAYANEVVRLGNLKFAHYGAVSFMKEHCKKFGLDVQETVFPKGIDIFPAIVKGEVDIAASAADAAIANRAGGGQVFVVAGFAKGGARLVSRADEPLKKVADLKGKKVGVARGGAQELLLLAELSKAGLTWSDKEGKDVQIVYMAFADLNQALLQKQIDAMCQSEPQSSQAINKGFGVEMLKPYDTPLGEPVRVLVMTEKMYKEKPAVAKKVLECFVDATNHFIKHPKSAEKYVVEQMFKGQITDQDFQDAIANSPYTYDVTADHIQITTDLMVKYGVGKMSEPPKATDWVKLDLLQQAKAKQGIK